The Allocatelliglobosispora scoriae genome contains a region encoding:
- a CDS encoding DUF3145 domain-containing protein, with the protein MSTRGVVYVHSTPLAVCAHVEWAIARVLTVPVSLEWTLQPADPGARRAESGWTGRPGTAADIATELRQWPMIRFEVTEEPSAGVDGERYMHVPGRGLHRSTMGAAGDIQIGEDHLRQLMTQARSPEAFAVAVERALGSAWDAELEPYRWAGDGAPVTLLTRAS; encoded by the coding sequence GTGTCCACGCGAGGCGTCGTTTACGTCCACTCGACCCCGCTCGCCGTGTGTGCACACGTCGAGTGGGCGATAGCGCGTGTCCTCACTGTCCCGGTGAGCCTGGAGTGGACCTTGCAGCCGGCCGACCCCGGTGCGCGCCGGGCCGAGTCCGGCTGGACCGGTCGTCCGGGCACGGCCGCCGATATCGCCACCGAGCTGCGCCAGTGGCCGATGATCCGGTTCGAGGTCACCGAGGAGCCCAGCGCCGGTGTCGACGGCGAGCGATACATGCACGTCCCCGGGCGAGGCCTGCACCGCTCGACGATGGGGGCCGCCGGTGACATCCAGATCGGCGAGGACCACCTCCGCCAGCTCATGACGCAGGCCCGCAGCCCCGAGGCGTTCGCGGTCGCCGTCGAGCGTGCGCTGGGCTCCGCCTGGGACGCCGAGCTCGAACCCTACCGATGGGCCGGGGATGGTGCGCCCGTCACGCTGCTTACGCGGGCTAGCTGA
- a CDS encoding carbonic anhydrase, with protein sequence MTPQSTTATPDGLAPSTTERLSADDALAELVAGNRRFVAGQPRYGHQITAAAAASGVQRPDAVVVGCIDSRVPLEAIFDQNFGSICVVRSGAHVLDQAVLGSVEFAVTELAVPLVVVLGHERCGAIAATVEALRRGRTPTGALGYLVKQIAPAVVAAGIDAEDVYSRALRLHTQHTVEELQDEIPLARAMRHTGVRIVGAVYDLDTGVVDLL encoded by the coding sequence ATGACGCCGCAGTCAACGACCGCGACGCCCGACGGCCTCGCGCCCTCCACCACTGAGCGGCTGAGCGCTGACGATGCGCTCGCTGAGCTGGTCGCTGGTAATCGACGGTTCGTGGCAGGGCAGCCACGGTACGGTCACCAAATCACGGCCGCCGCCGCGGCCTCCGGAGTTCAACGTCCCGACGCGGTCGTGGTCGGCTGTATCGACTCCCGCGTTCCGCTGGAAGCGATCTTCGACCAGAATTTCGGCTCCATCTGCGTTGTCCGCTCCGGTGCTCACGTGCTCGACCAGGCCGTTCTCGGCTCCGTCGAGTTCGCCGTCACCGAACTCGCCGTGCCGCTCGTCGTCGTCCTCGGACACGAGCGCTGCGGTGCCATCGCCGCCACGGTGGAGGCTCTGCGACGCGGTCGCACCCCCACCGGCGCCCTCGGTTACCTGGTCAAGCAGATCGCTCCGGCGGTCGTCGCGGCCGGGATCGACGCCGAGGACGTTTACAGCCGAGCCCTCCGCCTGCACACGCAGCACACGGTCGAGGAGCTCCAGGACGAGATCCCGCTGGCCCGGGCGATGCGTCACACGGGTGTGCGCATCGTCGGCGCCGTCTACGACCTCGACACCGGCGTCGTCGACCTGCTCTGA
- a CDS encoding DedA family protein has product MFEHLQDWLAAFPPAVIYIIVGLIIGAESMGIPLPGEVTLISAALLSASGVGEPWWVAIAAATGAIIGDTIGYTIGRKGGRPLLERVGRRFPKHFGPAHLAKAESLFARWGVWAVFFGRFVALLRILAGPLAGALRVPYTRFLVANASGGIVWAFGTVFLVYYVGAKVEAWLKGASWVMLGAALLFGVITTIILKRKAQRAMADPQVTASEVSIVPTDSSLSGK; this is encoded by the coding sequence GTGTTCGAACACCTTCAGGATTGGCTGGCTGCGTTCCCGCCCGCCGTCATCTACATCATCGTCGGGCTCATCATCGGCGCGGAGAGCATGGGCATTCCGCTGCCGGGCGAGGTGACCCTGATCAGCGCAGCCCTGCTCTCCGCCTCCGGCGTGGGTGAGCCCTGGTGGGTGGCGATCGCCGCCGCGACCGGCGCGATCATCGGCGACACGATCGGTTACACGATCGGCCGCAAGGGCGGTCGGCCGCTGCTGGAACGGGTCGGCCGGCGCTTCCCCAAGCACTTCGGCCCGGCCCACCTCGCCAAGGCCGAATCGCTCTTCGCCCGCTGGGGAGTCTGGGCCGTCTTCTTCGGCCGCTTCGTGGCGCTGCTGCGCATCCTCGCCGGTCCGCTCGCGGGTGCCCTGCGGGTGCCTTACACCCGGTTCCTCGTCGCCAACGCCTCCGGCGGCATCGTCTGGGCCTTCGGCACCGTCTTCCTCGTCTATTACGTCGGGGCGAAGGTGGAGGCGTGGCTCAAGGGCGCGTCCTGGGTGATGCTCGGCGCCGCGCTGCTCTTCGGTGTGATCACCACCATCATCCTGAAGCGCAAGGCGCAGCGGGCGATGGCAGATCCGCAGGTCACAGCCTCGGAGGTCAGCATCGTGCCTACCGATTCCAGCCTATCCGGCAAGTGA